The Ictalurus punctatus breed USDA103 unplaced genomic scaffold, Coco_2.0 tig00000011, whole genome shotgun sequence genome has a segment encoding these proteins:
- the LOC128631117 gene encoding uncharacterized protein LOC128631117, translating to MLSRIYTTLRFVTWNIRGVKSTPNLPKKFANVLSNLNNLRADIAFIQETHIGPKCYKILEDETGKDWKIFFTVHSSRSKGVAILIRDKVPFEYICHDEDYSGGYIVLFCHLYGELYTLVNVYNHKSDRNVLGRLKEYLMETAEGVLVVGGDFNTVLHPRLDRRPPSSRNSRLRDKLEDFTASLNLRDSWSFLHSTDDGFTRYQNGCYSRLDMFFMAEDKIERGCKIKIQSDDISDHDPVVLKVRVQKQSQNKIPIVASMLKEFRYDPDRRPGKINGAEILSAMKSLTDSEKQRSNQLEIEYYKRFQCPITELLKIKFNLMVKNKHVPEAFKESHLSGDRHISVDYLIFSRLLAKRLSAFITPSFKRRKIPKVDTLLIMTFEICTQKIRWSFLEQSLLWNLKQIPSAPPPDFSILDCFLPEVQGSSGELRLLQPGCPFTNTILNMALTQLEDLILKTETQCRTFVCYQRQALFIDVQSSRHHRVVKIAEKFNKYSGINIKVSMEGL from the coding sequence ATGCTGTCCCGAATATATACAACCCTTCGTTTCGTCACTTGGAACATTCGTGGGGTTAAAAGCACCCCGAATTTACCAAAAAAGTTTGCAAATGTGTTGAGCAACCTCAATAACCTTCGGGCTGATATTGCCTTCATACAAGAAACACATATTGGACCAAAGTGTTACAAAATATTGGAAGATGAGACAGGAAAAGACTGGAAAATCTTCTTCACTGTGCACAGCTCCCGCAGCAAAGGAGTTGCCATACTGATAAGAGACAAAGTACCATTTGAGTACATTTGCCATGATGAGGACTACAGTGGAGGTTACATTGTGCTCTTCTGTCATCTGTATGGTGAACTGTACACTCTTGTTAATGTGTACAATCACAAGTCAGACAGAAATGTCTTGGGTAGACTGAAAGAGTACTTGATGGAAACAGCTGAGGGTGTGCTAGTGGTTGGAGGTGATTTCAACACAGTTTTGCATCCCAGATTAGATCGGAGACCTCCATCTTCAAGGAATTCACGATTAAGAGATAAATTAGAAGACTTTACTGCATCTCTGAATCTCAGAGACAGCTGGTCATTCTTACACTCAACTGATGATGGATTTACACGATATCAGAATGGGTGTTACTCCAGGTTAGACATGTTTTTTATGGCAGAGGACAAAATAGAAAGGGGGTGTAAAATTAAGATACAGAGTGATGATATTTCTGATCATGATCCTGTTGTTCTAAAAGTCAGAGTCCAGAAGCAGTCCCAAAATAAAATTCCAATTGTAGCGTCAATGCTGAAAGAATTTAGATATGATCCTGACAGGAGACCAGGGAAGATTAATGGGGCAGAAATACTGAGTGCCATGAAGTCTTTGACTGACTCAGAAAAGCAACGATCTAATCAGTTGGAAATAGAATATTACAAAAGGTTTCAATGTCCAATAACAGAATTATTAAAGATAAAATTCAATCTCATGGTAAAGAACAAACATGTACCTGAAGCTTTCAAAGAATCTCATCTTTCAGGTGACAGACACATCAGTGTGGACTATTTAATATTCTCTCGACTTTTGGCCAAACGCCTCAGTGCTTTCATTACCCCTTCTTTCAAGAGAAGAAAGATACCAAAGGTGGACACCCTCCTCATTATGACCTTTGAGATCTGCACCCAAAAAATCAGGTGGTCCTTCCTGGAACAAAGTCTTCTTTGGAATCTGAAACAAATCCCCTCTGCACCACCACCAGACTTCAGCATTCTGGACTGCTTTCTTCCTGAAGTCCAAGGTTCTTCTGGGGAACTCAGACTTTTGCAGCCTGGCTGTCCATTCACCAACACTATCCTCAATATGGCTCTGACACAGCTAGAAGATCTCATTCTCAAAACTGAGACCCAGTGCAGGACCTTTGTTTGTTATCAAAGACAGGCTCTGTTCATAGATGTACAGTCAAGCCGACATCATAGAGTTGTTAAGATAGCAGAGAAATTTAACAAATATTCAGGGATTAATATCAAAGTGTCTATGGAAGGCCTTTGA